One Halalkalicoccus sp. NIPERK01 genomic region harbors:
- a CDS encoding PBSX family phage terminase large subunit, whose protein sequence is MSTTGTSRQYRDAFPEPTHSRFDRGADTTTDLAPYRHDETGLAPQAQFLAGPAGQADIVSEARNHAFVSGLGAGKTASLIIRAWVNAEHWNPGELGMLIAPTVPAIKNVILPEMRSMGLLDVCEYNGKGSERPGIITPSGSRIILESADNTRKIERLRGPSIAWAGMDEASSIAERAYEIITGRLRTGEYRNLFVSTTPKGFNWVHDRFYDDPDPTIRYEGAYEWLEANGTNGVFGVPSWLNPHNPDDYIERLEEEFDGSFFQQEVQGAFTKFEGLVYPWFSRPEHVIDDLPEEGEYDEVIYGVDWGFNNPGVILALVRQGDRWVVVEEFYERRCTDEDMAEHANDMIDRWGPGRMYCDPAEPASIETFRRKGVPARSAENAVTPGIKRVSSLQDDLRVHQDCQSIRNEFSQYQYKDAEDSDDPLKENDHAMDALRYALFTHNAGPTVNDLGWGS, encoded by the coding sequence ATGAGCACGACTGGTACGTCCCGCCAGTATCGTGATGCGTTCCCCGAGCCAACGCACTCGAGGTTCGATCGCGGTGCCGATACAACGACCGACCTCGCTCCCTACCGGCACGACGAGACAGGACTCGCGCCACAGGCGCAGTTCCTCGCTGGGCCGGCGGGACAGGCCGATATCGTCTCGGAGGCGCGCAACCACGCGTTCGTCTCCGGGCTCGGCGCCGGCAAGACGGCGTCACTGATTATTCGGGCATGGGTCAACGCTGAACACTGGAACCCCGGCGAGCTCGGGATGCTGATCGCGCCGACGGTGCCGGCGATCAAGAACGTCATCCTCCCCGAGATGCGCTCGATGGGGCTGCTCGACGTCTGCGAATACAACGGCAAAGGCTCCGAGCGTCCTGGGATCATCACCCCCTCGGGCTCGCGGATTATCCTCGAGTCGGCGGACAACACCCGCAAGATCGAGCGCCTCCGAGGCCCGTCGATCGCGTGGGCCGGGATGGACGAGGCGTCCTCGATTGCCGAGCGTGCCTACGAGATCATCACAGGTCGACTTCGGACCGGCGAGTACCGCAACCTGTTCGTCTCAACGACGCCGAAGGGCTTCAACTGGGTCCACGATCGCTTCTACGACGATCCGGATCCAACGATCCGCTACGAAGGGGCGTACGAGTGGCTCGAAGCTAACGGAACGAACGGCGTCTTCGGCGTTCCGTCGTGGCTCAACCCACACAACCCGGACGACTACATCGAGCGCCTCGAGGAGGAGTTCGACGGGTCGTTCTTTCAGCAAGAGGTTCAGGGCGCCTTTACGAAATTCGAGGGGCTGGTTTACCCGTGGTTCTCCCGCCCAGAGCACGTTATTGACGACCTCCCCGAGGAGGGAGAGTACGACGAGGTCATATACGGCGTCGACTGGGGGTTCAACAATCCCGGCGTGATCCTTGCGCTGGTTCGCCAGGGCGATCGCTGGGTCGTCGTCGAGGAATTCTACGAACGGCGCTGTACGGACGAGGATATGGCCGAGCACGCCAATGATATGATCGATCGCTGGGGCCCGGGACGGATGTACTGTGATCCTGCCGAGCCCGCCTCGATCGAGACGTTCCGTCGTAAGGGCGTCCCCGCCCGGTCTGCAGAGAACGCCGTCACGCCAGGAATCAAACGCGTCTCGAGTCTGCAGGACGATCTCAGGGTTCACCAGGACTGTCAGAGCATCCGCAACGAGTTCTCACAGTATCAGTACAAGGACGCCGAGGACTCGGACGACCCGCTCAAGGAGAACGATCACGCGATGGACGCCCTCCGCTACGCGCTGTTCACGCACAACGCCGGCCCGACTGTCAACGACCTCGGCTGGGGATCCTAA
- a CDS encoding major capsid protein produces the protein MSAGMNGNGMSGGAQVTGGQNFGAQSAAEPVLAGQRARQQYRAQASALPEDTWYDLDDLMVTVAQERLNIVADWQGRGLIDTVGIGTTITSWQETNAFGEAAVDMAPESLGDEQASEYATKYAPVPIIHQDIRFNRREGDQHDVRGTDAPKSIRSVLEKMEEFAVEGWGQTIVDADGREAHIYGLRTHPDRNTYPGSNWSTDSSAVDPDVREMISRAKADNYYGPYTIYMSGGVEDVLMAPSPDFDNMRLAQQINNMSAIERIVVSDKIPDGEMFLVDVSSEVIDGKMIEGGPVDTAEWENTPFVTKVKAFGGFAPRIKSDMGEDGGERQSGVVHATGLLG, from the coding sequence ATGAGCGCAGGCATGAACGGGAACGGCATGAGCGGCGGCGCACAGGTGACGGGCGGACAGAACTTCGGCGCGCAGTCGGCCGCCGAGCCGGTCCTCGCCGGCCAGCGCGCCCGCCAGCAGTATCGGGCCCAGGCCTCGGCACTTCCCGAGGATACGTGGTACGATCTCGACGATCTGATGGTCACAGTCGCTCAGGAGCGACTCAACATCGTCGCCGACTGGCAGGGTCGCGGCCTGATCGACACGGTCGGGATCGGGACGACTATCACCTCGTGGCAGGAGACCAACGCCTTCGGCGAGGCAGCGGTCGACATGGCCCCCGAGTCCCTCGGCGATGAACAGGCGAGCGAGTACGCGACCAAGTACGCGCCCGTCCCGATCATCCACCAGGACATCCGCTTCAACCGCCGCGAGGGCGACCAGCACGACGTCCGCGGAACCGACGCCCCGAAGTCGATCCGGTCGGTCCTCGAGAAGATGGAAGAGTTCGCGGTCGAAGGCTGGGGCCAGACGATCGTCGACGCCGACGGACGCGAGGCCCACATCTACGGGCTTCGCACCCATCCCGATCGGAACACCTACCCCGGCTCGAACTGGTCGACTGACTCGAGCGCTGTCGATCCAGACGTTCGGGAGATGATCTCAAGGGCGAAGGCGGACAACTACTACGGGCCGTATACGATCTACATGTCCGGCGGTGTCGAGGATGTCCTGATGGCTCCCTCGCCGGACTTCGACAACATGCGGCTGGCCCAGCAGATCAACAACATGAGCGCGATCGAGCGCATCGTCGTCTCGGACAAGATCCCCGACGGCGAGATGTTCCTCGTCGACGTCTCCTCGGAGGTCATCGACGGGAAGATGATCGAGGGTGGCCCGGTCGACACCGCCGAGTGGGAGAACACCCCGTTCGTCACGAAGGTCAAGGCCTTCGGCGGGTTCGCTCCCCGGATCAAGTCCGACATGGGCGAGGACGGCGGGGAGAGGCAGTCCGGCGTCGTCCACGCAACCGGCCTGCTCGGGTGA
- a CDS encoding phage minor head protein: MSVHAGHGQDCDHAACQPRFGAREEQRRTDPTRTKTPRKRFAQHLRGRFDAIKYHVNRGIVDNDALGLGGPDISNLEAGDDTDEFGVQVDTNDDLTPGTGQFDFPSNADAAAAFDDWLDEAFEGEILEKYNGDRYVRTGYRRGIDHADKQLRDYGATIPEDNAAQTLRIPIHEDKLSLMYERAFEELEGITQAAGQEIRRELTEGLAQGQGPRKIARNINDRVEKVGKTRATVMARTEVIRAHSESSLTEYERILGEDAAVSAKAEISTAGDNRVCDICLGLEGRVFSLQEARGVIPVHPQCRCAWVLAEETLQGSTNSARLQDKRVALACDECGIPLAEERPRCWHCDRAAAVDLPMTDLRDVAG; this comes from the coding sequence ATGAGCGTTCACGCTGGCCACGGGCAGGACTGCGACCACGCCGCCTGCCAACCTCGATTCGGTGCTCGCGAAGAGCAGCGTCGGACTGATCCAACGAGGACAAAGACACCACGCAAGCGGTTCGCCCAGCATCTCCGTGGCCGGTTCGACGCGATCAAGTATCACGTCAACCGGGGAATCGTCGACAACGACGCTCTCGGACTCGGGGGCCCGGACATCAGCAACCTCGAAGCGGGCGACGATACCGATGAGTTCGGCGTCCAGGTCGACACGAACGATGACCTTACCCCGGGCACCGGCCAGTTCGATTTCCCGAGCAACGCTGACGCGGCGGCGGCGTTCGACGACTGGCTCGACGAGGCCTTCGAGGGCGAGATCCTCGAGAAATACAACGGCGATCGGTACGTACGAACCGGCTACCGTCGTGGGATCGATCACGCTGACAAGCAACTCCGTGATTACGGCGCGACCATTCCGGAGGATAACGCCGCGCAGACACTTCGGATCCCGATCCACGAGGACAAGCTCTCGCTCATGTACGAGCGGGCGTTTGAGGAACTCGAGGGGATCACACAGGCGGCGGGCCAGGAAATCCGCCGCGAGCTGACTGAAGGACTCGCCCAGGGGCAGGGGCCCCGCAAGATCGCCCGGAACATCAACGACCGCGTCGAGAAGGTCGGCAAGACGCGGGCGACGGTCATGGCCCGGACGGAGGTGATCCGGGCCCACTCAGAGTCCTCGCTGACTGAGTACGAGCGGATTCTCGGCGAGGATGCAGCTGTCTCGGCGAAAGCGGAGATCTCCACTGCCGGCGACAACCGCGTCTGTGATATCTGTCTTGGGCTTGAGGGCCGTGTCTTCTCGCTACAGGAGGCGCGAGGAGTCATTCCTGTACATCCGCAGTGCCGGTGCGCCTGGGTCCTGGCAGAAGAGACGCTGCAGGGATCGACGAACAGCGCCCGGCTGCAGGACAAGCGAGTGGCGTTGGCCTGCGACGAGTGTGGGATCCCACTCGCTGAAGAACGGCCTCGGTGTTGGCACTGCGATCGGGCGGCTGCAGTGGACCTCCCGATGACGGATCTCCGAGACGTCGCGGGATAA
- a CDS encoding phage portal protein — protein MSTAQAVMMAATASNLAARHEFANRAGLQHNGQRDLWEEFGYKKGFTYADYRDWYDRGDIAKPIIDKPAETSWSERPDIIDDAEVGEDEQTEFEKDVEKLFDASEDTNLDRGLSHYFERADKLGRIGEYSVLFLGLSDIESARELKNEVDPSQLSGLDDLLYVTPLGQGDAEINEWVTDVTDPRNGLPKTYKLDLANGDQTNTQVVHHSRVIHIAEGVLDDDVNGEPALRAVMNRLFDLQKVAGASAEAYWMLANPGLALSVDPDFADVPTEKMDEQVEEYEHSLRRVMKLFGTDVEQLESQDVDPSGVTDVLMKLIAGTIEIPRRKLEGSERGELASSQDEANYLEMISARQESFNEPVMLRAFFDRVLRFGIVRPPRAGSYSAEWPNLFQLTELEEATLKKELSTAIKNIAPMGDVELLHSLEALREFSPVEEPEDATPPEEAEDVDEEIDEEDEQVQEQFDQQMGRTPTVADGGTEADD, from the coding sequence ATGTCCACAGCACAGGCCGTGATGATGGCGGCGACCGCGTCGAACCTCGCCGCTCGTCACGAGTTCGCGAATCGAGCCGGCCTACAGCACAACGGCCAGCGTGATCTGTGGGAGGAGTTCGGTTACAAGAAGGGGTTCACCTACGCGGACTATCGGGACTGGTACGATCGGGGCGACATCGCGAAGCCGATCATCGATAAACCCGCCGAGACTTCCTGGAGCGAACGCCCGGATATCATCGACGACGCGGAGGTCGGCGAGGACGAACAGACCGAGTTCGAGAAAGACGTCGAGAAACTGTTCGACGCCTCGGAGGATACCAACCTCGATCGCGGTCTCTCACACTATTTCGAACGAGCCGACAAGCTCGGCCGGATCGGCGAGTATTCCGTGCTCTTTCTTGGACTGAGCGATATCGAGAGTGCTCGCGAACTCAAAAATGAGGTCGATCCCTCTCAACTCAGTGGGCTTGACGATCTCCTGTATGTAACGCCACTCGGGCAGGGCGACGCGGAGATCAACGAGTGGGTCACCGACGTCACGGACCCACGGAACGGCCTCCCGAAAACGTACAAGCTCGACCTCGCGAACGGGGACCAGACGAACACACAGGTCGTCCATCACTCGCGAGTAATTCATATCGCAGAGGGGGTCCTCGATGACGACGTCAACGGCGAGCCAGCACTTCGCGCAGTCATGAACCGGCTGTTCGACCTCCAGAAGGTCGCTGGTGCCTCAGCCGAAGCCTACTGGATGCTCGCGAATCCGGGGCTTGCGCTGTCGGTCGACCCTGATTTCGCGGACGTCCCGACCGAGAAGATGGACGAACAGGTCGAGGAGTACGAGCACAGCCTTCGGCGGGTCATGAAACTGTTCGGCACCGACGTCGAGCAGCTCGAGAGCCAGGACGTCGACCCGAGCGGCGTGACCGACGTGCTCATGAAGCTTATCGCCGGAACGATCGAGATTCCCCGCCGCAAACTCGAAGGGAGCGAACGTGGTGAGCTCGCAAGCTCCCAAGACGAGGCGAACTACCTCGAGATGATCAGCGCCCGTCAGGAGTCGTTCAACGAGCCGGTGATGCTGCGGGCCTTTTTCGACCGGGTGCTCCGCTTCGGGATCGTCCGCCCACCGCGTGCCGGGTCGTACTCGGCGGAGTGGCCCAACTTGTTCCAGCTCACCGAGCTCGAGGAGGCCACCCTCAAGAAAGAACTCTCGACAGCAATCAAGAACATCGCCCCAATGGGCGACGTCGAACTGCTACACTCGCTCGAAGCGCTGCGGGAGTTCTCGCCGGTCGAGGAACCCGAGGACGCGACACCGCCCGAAGAGGCGGAGGACGTCGACGAGGAGATCGACGAAGAGGACGAGCAGGTCCAAGAGCAGTTCGATCAGCAGATGGGGCGGACGCCCACGGTTGCTGATGGTGGGACGGAGGCCGACGACTAA
- a CDS encoding multiprotein-bridging factor 1 family protein, which yields MAKYSTGDSAGGGDGGSCELCGATSGSLTTASIAGATLQVCSACTPHDDAKKERREEAPDERDRKKRAARTVAKMHDAQQGDSTRWEREGTNYADDPLPYLVSDYGDRFREARRDAGLQIDELADSLDVPEEQLVAVEQGRAARADVGGSLIAALESELDVELAE from the coding sequence ATGGCGAAGTACTCCACCGGCGACTCCGCGGGCGGGGGCGACGGCGGCTCCTGTGAACTCTGTGGGGCGACCTCGGGATCGCTCACGACGGCGTCGATCGCCGGGGCGACCCTGCAGGTCTGTTCTGCCTGTACGCCCCACGACGACGCCAAGAAGGAGCGACGCGAGGAGGCGCCGGACGAGCGCGACCGCAAGAAGCGCGCCGCCCGCACGGTCGCGAAGATGCACGACGCCCAGCAGGGCGACTCGACCCGCTGGGAGCGCGAGGGCACCAACTACGCCGACGATCCGCTGCCCTACCTCGTCTCGGACTACGGGGACCGGTTTCGCGAGGCCAGACGCGACGCCGGCCTCCAGATCGACGAGCTCGCCGACTCGCTGGACGTTCCCGAAGAACAGCTCGTGGCCGTCGAACAGGGTCGTGCCGCACGCGCGGACGTCGGCGGGTCGCTCATCGCCGCCCTCGAGTCCGAACTCGACGTCGAACTCGCCGAGTAG
- a CDS encoding helix-turn-helix domain-containing protein codes for MTQTDDLPPGALFVRHIVKTQGPIERSELIETTGLPRTTVADAVATLEERGELTKQQSERDKRRVRYDIRK; via the coding sequence GTGACTCAGACCGATGACCTCCCACCGGGGGCGCTGTTCGTTCGCCACATCGTCAAAACGCAGGGCCCGATCGAGCGCTCGGAGCTGATCGAGACGACGGGCCTCCCGCGGACGACCGTCGCCGACGCGGTCGCGACCCTCGAGGAACGGGGCGAACTGACAAAACAGCAATCTGAGAGGGATAAACGCCGAGTCCGGTACGATATTCGGAAATAA
- a CDS encoding DNA cytosine methyltransferase, with amino-acid sequence MNDRRKRDDTVRAVDLFCGAGGLSWGLAQACESLDRDVELAAVNHWERAIETHEVNHPWADHYHAKVEELDPRDVFDTERVDILTGGPQCTHHSNARGSRPVDEQKRASPWHVLDWLQKLYVDHFVIENVPEFRNWGPVGADGQPMKSKRGETFDAWINALHSLGYSVDWKILNSANYGDATARRRLFVVGRRQQQPEFPTPTHSEGGEDPGTEPWRSAAEIIDWSDPGKSIWERDRPLVNNTMQRIAEGIRRHGHEDLKAYADAIAELGKEDVEAMQESVVDGPDIERAVEERDGPFLARSAEGVESMGLCLPYLLRQQSGGVPSCADAPVPTIATKGAISKVEPRPFVLPRNGFHRGLHSNPAYDPDEQPLHTITAKNHDGHLVTPYLVPYYSERAGQAPRTHDIEDPLPTVTATGSQTYVANPFLVEYYGNGGAQPVDEPLPTVTTRDRFALVLPDQYPWGIDIRFRMLQPRELAAAMGFPDDVEFVGNKTETIEQIGNAVPVNLAQSLCEQLLLEGDPTLRSFTDSDPIEVAVDGGIDAGAQEADD; translated from the coding sequence ATGAACGATCGACGCAAGCGCGACGACACCGTTCGCGCGGTCGACCTCTTCTGCGGCGCCGGTGGCCTCTCCTGGGGGCTCGCTCAGGCCTGCGAATCACTCGATCGCGACGTCGAGCTCGCCGCGGTCAACCACTGGGAGCGGGCGATAGAGACCCACGAAGTCAACCACCCATGGGCCGACCACTACCACGCGAAGGTCGAAGAGCTCGATCCGCGGGATGTCTTCGATACCGAGCGCGTCGACATCCTCACCGGCGGTCCGCAGTGTACCCATCACTCGAACGCGCGCGGTAGTCGTCCCGTCGACGAACAGAAGCGAGCGAGCCCGTGGCACGTTCTTGACTGGCTTCAGAAGCTCTACGTGGACCACTTCGTGATCGAGAACGTCCCTGAGTTCCGCAACTGGGGGCCTGTCGGTGCCGACGGCCAGCCGATGAAGTCCAAGCGCGGCGAAACGTTCGACGCTTGGATCAACGCGCTGCACTCGCTTGGCTACTCGGTCGACTGGAAGATCCTCAACTCGGCGAACTACGGTGACGCGACCGCACGTCGACGACTGTTCGTTGTCGGACGACGTCAACAGCAACCCGAGTTCCCGACGCCAACCCACTCCGAGGGCGGCGAAGATCCCGGGACGGAGCCGTGGAGATCGGCTGCAGAGATCATCGACTGGTCCGATCCCGGCAAGAGCATCTGGGAGCGCGACCGCCCGCTCGTGAACAACACGATGCAGCGCATCGCCGAGGGGATCCGTCGGCACGGTCACGAGGATCTCAAGGCGTACGCCGACGCAATTGCGGAGCTCGGAAAAGAGGACGTCGAAGCGATGCAAGAAAGCGTCGTCGACGGGCCGGACATCGAGCGGGCTGTCGAGGAGCGGGATGGCCCGTTCCTGGCGCGCAGTGCCGAGGGCGTCGAGTCGATGGGGCTGTGCCTTCCGTACCTACTTCGCCAGCAGTCGGGTGGCGTCCCTTCCTGTGCGGATGCTCCGGTGCCGACGATCGCGACGAAGGGGGCGATCAGCAAGGTCGAACCCCGGCCGTTCGTCCTCCCGCGCAACGGCTTCCATCGCGGCCTGCACAGCAACCCTGCGTACGATCCGGACGAACAGCCGTTACACACCATCACGGCGAAGAACCACGACGGTCACCTCGTCACGCCGTATCTCGTCCCGTACTACAGCGAGCGCGCCGGGCAGGCACCCCGGACGCACGATATCGAGGATCCGCTACCCACCGTTACGGCCACCGGGTCACAGACCTACGTTGCCAACCCATTCCTCGTCGAGTATTACGGGAATGGCGGCGCTCAGCCGGTCGACGAACCACTCCCGACGGTGACGACGCGCGATCGCTTCGCGCTCGTCCTGCCCGATCAGTACCCGTGGGGGATCGACATCCGTTTCCGGATGCTTCAACCCCGGGAACTGGCGGCGGCGATGGGCTTCCCTGACGACGTCGAGTTCGTCGGCAACAAGACCGAGACGATCGAGCAGATCGGGAACGCCGTCCCGGTCAACCTCGCACAGTCGCTCTGCGAGCAGCTGCTCCTCGAGGGCGACCCGACGCTACGCTCGTTCACAGATTCGGATCCGATCGAAGTCGCCGTGGATGGCGGCATCGATGCCGGTGCCCAGGAGGCGGATGACTGA
- a CDS encoding alanine--tRNA ligase-related protein, which translates to MNSLAPDEPYRSEFETRVEDVDGREVVLERTYFYPESGGQPADRGEIGGATVADVQERDGEVVHTTAEETDLEPGATVACTVDSAFRTYCMRTHTASHVLYGAGRRLLDDLGYGGFDIDDRKARIDFETTTEIDDALLVELEALANRAVWEGRPVSWETVPTTEARAREGVAFNTKTEEGVFDDGDGVRVVTVGGSETGDAAADPWDAAACGGTHVSNTREIGLISVLDRSNPGEGLTRVELAVGPAAIEHRAETRASALAAARELGVRVSDLRGAIERQRAELEDLTSERDSLLERVADAQIDALPEPVERDGERWLVGSLSGIDGDTLSDRARDLAGEECEVVALVTDGNPVTVAVASAGETDAGAVVDSLTSEFGGGGGGGPEFAQGGGIAADPDEVVSFLRE; encoded by the coding sequence ATGAACTCCCTGGCACCCGACGAACCCTACCGGAGCGAGTTCGAGACACGCGTCGAGGACGTCGACGGACGCGAGGTCGTCCTCGAGCGCACGTACTTCTACCCCGAGAGCGGGGGCCAGCCCGCCGACAGGGGTGAGATCGGCGGCGCTACGGTCGCCGACGTACAGGAACGCGACGGGGAAGTCGTTCACACGACCGCCGAGGAAACCGACCTCGAACCCGGCGCGACGGTCGCCTGCACGGTCGATTCGGCGTTTCGAACCTACTGCATGCGAACACACACCGCGAGTCACGTCCTCTACGGCGCGGGCCGTCGCCTCCTCGACGACCTCGGCTACGGCGGGTTCGATATCGACGATCGAAAGGCCCGTATTGACTTCGAGACCACCACCGAGATCGACGACGCACTCCTCGTGGAGCTCGAAGCGCTCGCGAACCGCGCGGTCTGGGAGGGCCGGCCCGTCTCGTGGGAGACGGTCCCCACGACCGAGGCCCGCGCCCGCGAGGGCGTCGCGTTCAACACGAAGACCGAGGAGGGGGTCTTCGACGACGGCGACGGGGTTCGGGTCGTGACGGTCGGCGGCAGTGAGACGGGAGACGCTGCGGCCGATCCGTGGGACGCAGCGGCGTGCGGTGGCACGCACGTCTCGAACACCCGCGAGATCGGTCTCATATCGGTTCTCGACCGGTCGAACCCCGGCGAGGGGCTGACGCGGGTGGAGCTAGCGGTCGGTCCCGCGGCCATCGAGCATCGGGCCGAAACGCGGGCGTCGGCGCTGGCTGCCGCCCGCGAACTCGGCGTTCGCGTCTCGGACCTCCGGGGAGCGATCGAGCGCCAGCGAGCGGAACTGGAGGACCTGACGAGCGAGCGCGACTCGCTGCTCGAACGGGTCGCGGACGCGCAGATCGACGCGCTCCCCGAACCGGTCGAACGCGACGGCGAACGCTGGCTCGTCGGCTCGCTGTCGGGGATCGACGGCGACACGCTGTCGGACCGGGCGCGCGACCTGGCCGGCGAGGAGTGTGAGGTGGTCGCGCTCGTCACGGACGGGAACCCGGTGACGGTCGCCGTCGCGAGCGCGGGCGAGACGGACGCGGGCGCGGTCGTCGACTCCCTGACGAGCGAGTTCGGCGGGGGCGGTGGCGGCGGCCCCGAGTTCGCACAGGGTGGGGGGATCGCGGCCGACCCCGACGAGGTCGTGTCGTTCCTGCGCGAGTGA
- a CDS encoding DUF2213 domain-containing protein, protein MQSKYATQSATLAAQADEVRTEDLRGREHVVAPVTLVQEMVLKGEFLPLEEIEATQLAWNAKPSTITHPTNQSGDFVPASSPAQFESHAVATLFDVEASSASRALEGEVWIDRERSATVAEDLDRDDPAEMLLDDETVEVSVGYWYQRFEADGEHNGTEFDAVQVGVQPDHLALLPNSTGECSIEDGCGAGRDDAAGAAMNTQSGAPTSILQWGAQRLQNLGIDFGGACDGCGGTCDAHDGGGSDPNDTEDTMNDRIRELAEQSAFDAETLEEWDEDDLASLEASLDTSNSNNDGGSPTNNDNGADTDDAVLEELQSLREEMVTEDDVETIVSQKATEDKREDLIQDLVAHTGKDPEDYEDWGTEQLEAHAEVVVPNGGVYAGRSGGASSQSNSNDGSDIPIGVGDRYLEEAD, encoded by the coding sequence ATGCAAAGCAAATACGCGACGCAGAGCGCCACGCTCGCAGCCCAGGCTGACGAGGTCCGAACTGAGGACCTCCGAGGTCGCGAACACGTCGTCGCACCAGTGACTCTCGTTCAGGAGATGGTCCTGAAGGGGGAGTTCCTTCCCCTCGAGGAGATCGAGGCGACGCAACTGGCGTGGAACGCGAAGCCATCGACAATCACCCACCCGACCAACCAGTCGGGTGACTTCGTCCCGGCCTCGAGTCCTGCGCAGTTCGAGAGTCACGCCGTTGCGACGCTATTCGACGTCGAAGCGTCCTCGGCGAGCCGTGCCCTCGAAGGCGAGGTGTGGATCGACCGGGAGCGCTCGGCGACTGTCGCCGAGGATCTCGATCGGGACGATCCCGCCGAGATGCTGCTCGACGATGAGACGGTCGAGGTCTCGGTCGGCTACTGGTACCAGCGCTTCGAGGCGGACGGAGAGCACAACGGCACCGAGTTCGACGCCGTCCAGGTCGGGGTCCAGCCCGATCACCTCGCACTCCTTCCGAACTCGACGGGCGAGTGTTCGATCGAGGACGGCTGCGGCGCTGGTCGCGACGATGCGGCCGGGGCAGCCATGAACACACAGTCGGGTGCGCCGACGTCGATTCTCCAGTGGGGCGCCCAGCGCCTCCAGAATCTGGGGATCGATTTCGGTGGGGCATGCGACGGATGTGGCGGTACCTGCGACGCACACGACGGCGGCGGATCGGATCCGAACGATACGGAGGACACCATGAACGACAGAATCAGAGAACTCGCAGAACAGAGCGCGTTCGACGCCGAGACGCTCGAGGAGTGGGACGAGGACGACCTCGCCTCTCTCGAAGCAAGTCTCGACACGTCGAACTCGAACAACGACGGTGGATCGCCGACGAACAACGACAACGGCGCGGACACGGACGACGCCGTCCTCGAGGAGCTGCAGAGCCTCCGCGAGGAGATGGTCACGGAGGACGACGTCGAGACGATCGTCTCGCAAAAGGCGACCGAAGACAAGCGCGAGGACCTCATCCAGGATCTCGTCGCCCACACTGGCAAGGACCCCGAGGACTACGAGGACTGGGGCACCGAGCAGCTCGAAGCCCATGCCGAGGTCGTCGTCCCGAACGGCGGCGTCTACGCCGGACGCTCCGGCGGCGCGTCCTCCCAGTCGAACAGCAACGACGGGTCGGACATCCCGATCGGCGTTGGCGACCGCTACCTCGAGGAGGCTGACTAA